One segment of Manihot esculenta cultivar AM560-2 chromosome 4, M.esculenta_v8, whole genome shotgun sequence DNA contains the following:
- the LOC110613080 gene encoding ATP-dependent Clp protease proteolytic subunit 2, mitochondrial isoform X1: protein MRSLISNAKFFATTAIRGRIPLSSNPSISGTRAYSLIPMVIEHSSRGERAYDIFSRLLKERIVCINGPINDDTAHVVVAQLLFLESENPSKPIHMYLNSPGGQVTAGLAIYDTMQYIRSPINTICLGQAASMASLLLAAGTKGERKALPNATIMIHQPSGGYSGQAKDMSIHTKQIVRVWDSLNQLYSKHTGQSIDVIQQNMDRDYFMTPEEAKDFGIIDEVIDERPMSLVTDAVGGEGKEKGSN, encoded by the exons ATGAGGAGCCTCATCTCTAATGCCAAATTCTTTGCCACTACCGCCATTAGGGGCAGAATTCCCCTGTCGTCGAATCCGTCGATCAGTGGCACTCGCGCTTACAGTCTGATTCCAATGGTGATAGAGCACTCATCTCGAGGAGAAAGAGCTTACGATATATTCTCGAGGCTTCTAAAGGAGCGAATTGTTTGCATCAATGGTCCAATCAATGACGACACGGCCCATGTCGTGGTTGCTCAGCTTCTCTTTCTCGAGTCCGAGAACCCTTCCAAGCCAATCCACATGTACCTCAATTCCCCTGGCGGCCAAGTCACTGCTG GTCTTGCTATTTATGATACAATGCAGTATATAAGATCTCCGATCAATACCATCTGTTTAGGTCAAGCTGCATCTATGGCTTCTCTCCTTTTGGCTGCAGGCACCAAGGGTGAGAGGAAGGCACTTCCTAATGCTACTATTATGATTCACCAGCCATCAGGTGGGTACAGTGGACAGGCAAAGGACATGAGCATTCACACCAAGCAGATAGTTCGAGTTTGGGATTCACTCAATCAACTCTACTCAAAGCATACAGGGCAGTCAATAGATGTAATTCAGCAGAATATGGACAGAGATTATTTTATGACCCCAGAAGAGGCGAAGGACTTTGGGATTATTGATGAAGTGATTGATGAAAGACCAATGTCTCTGGTGACTGATGCTGTGGGTGGTGAAGGCAAAGAAAAGGGTTCAAATTAG
- the LOC110613080 gene encoding ATP-dependent Clp protease proteolytic subunit 2, mitochondrial isoform X2 yields MRSLISNAKFFATTAIRGRIPLSSNPSISGTRAYSLIPMVIEHSSRGERAYDIFSRLLKERIVCINGPINDDTAHVVVAQLLFLESENPSKPIHMYLNSPGGQVTAGTKGERKALPNATIMIHQPSGGYSGQAKDMSIHTKQIVRVWDSLNQLYSKHTGQSIDVIQQNMDRDYFMTPEEAKDFGIIDEVIDERPMSLVTDAVGGEGKEKGSN; encoded by the exons ATGAGGAGCCTCATCTCTAATGCCAAATTCTTTGCCACTACCGCCATTAGGGGCAGAATTCCCCTGTCGTCGAATCCGTCGATCAGTGGCACTCGCGCTTACAGTCTGATTCCAATGGTGATAGAGCACTCATCTCGAGGAGAAAGAGCTTACGATATATTCTCGAGGCTTCTAAAGGAGCGAATTGTTTGCATCAATGGTCCAATCAATGACGACACGGCCCATGTCGTGGTTGCTCAGCTTCTCTTTCTCGAGTCCGAGAACCCTTCCAAGCCAATCCACATGTACCTCAATTCCCCTGGCGGCCAAGTCACTGCTG GCACCAAGGGTGAGAGGAAGGCACTTCCTAATGCTACTATTATGATTCACCAGCCATCAGGTGGGTACAGTGGACAGGCAAAGGACATGAGCATTCACACCAAGCAGATAGTTCGAGTTTGGGATTCACTCAATCAACTCTACTCAAAGCATACAGGGCAGTCAATAGATGTAATTCAGCAGAATATGGACAGAGATTATTTTATGACCCCAGAAGAGGCGAAGGACTTTGGGATTATTGATGAAGTGATTGATGAAAGACCAATGTCTCTGGTGACTGATGCTGTGGGTGGTGAAGGCAAAGAAAAGGGTTCAAATTAG